The following are from one region of the Mixophyes fleayi isolate aMixFle1 chromosome 7, aMixFle1.hap1, whole genome shotgun sequence genome:
- the LOC142097618 gene encoding histone H3.3A, whose amino-acid sequence MARTKQTARKSTGGKAPRKQLATKAARKSAPSTGGVKKPHRYRPGTVALREIRRYQKSTELLIRKLPFQRLVREIAQDFKTDLRFQSAAIGALQEASEAYLVGLFEDTNLCAIHAKRVTIMPKDIQLARRIRGERA is encoded by the exons ATGGCCCGTACAAAGCAAACTGCTCGTAAATCCACAGGAGGAAAGGCTCCTAGGAAGCAGCTGGCCACCAAGGCTGCAAGGAAAAGTGCCCCTTCCACAGGGGGTGTGAAAAAACCTCACAGATACAG GCCTGGTACTGTGGCCTTGAGAGAAATCAGGAGATACCAGAAGTCCACTGAGTTGCTGATCCGCAAGCTCCCGTTCCAGCGTCTAGTCAGGGAGATTGCTCAGGACTTTAAAACTGACTTGAGGTTCCAGAGTGCTGCTATTGGTGCTCTGCAG GAAGCAAGTGAAGCATACCTGGTGGGTCTGTTTGAGGACACCAATCTGTGTGCTATTCATGCCAAGAGAGTAACAATTATGCCCAAGGACATCCAGCTAGCAAGAAGAATCCGCGGAGAACGtgcttaa